One window of the Dreissena polymorpha isolate Duluth1 chromosome 5, UMN_Dpol_1.0, whole genome shotgun sequence genome contains the following:
- the LOC127831427 gene encoding uncharacterized protein LOC127831427 → MKFKAAKSRSVVIKKGQTTERFKLYVQNEEIPSIMTSPKKCLGKWFDASLQDRDNIKNLKQQVEEGLKKIDRCGLPGKFKAWLYQHALLPRLIWPFTLYEVPSTTVKALERITSRHLRKWLGVPPSFTSIGLYGKSNKLQLPLSSLVEEFKTAKARLVLTLRDSPDAFIREAGIQTRTSRKWSATKSVSQAENALKHKDIVGVTAVGREGIGTRKVVLWSRSDLKERRARIQSEVRRAEENARQARAVEMGAQGAWTTWNTADRRLTWGDIWKYEPFRFSFLLRSVYDLLPSLANLCRWGLTAEPKCSLCDRVGTLEHVLSSCSTALTQGRYRWRHDLVLRELADLLEKERKNEHGNHPRHGHIAFVKSGETVKTQKPTKASILDGSRD, encoded by the coding sequence ATGAAGTTCAAAGCAGCAAAATCCAGATCTGTTGTCATAAAGAAAGGACAGACAACAGAGAGGTTCAAACTCTACGTACAGAACGAAGAGATTCCTTCCATAATGACGAGTCCAAAAAAATGCCTGGGCAAGTGGTTTGATGCAAGCCTACAAGATCGCGACAATATCAAGAACTTAAAGCAACAGGTAGAGGAGGGTCTCAAGAAGATAGACCGCTGCGGACTACCCGGCAAGTTCAAAGCCTGGCTTTACCAGCATGCACTGCTCCCAAGACTAATCTGGCCGTTTACGCTTTACGAGGTACCCAGCACAACAGTGAAAGCCCTGGAGAGAATCACTAGTCGACACCTCAGGAAGTGGCTAGGAGTTCCACCCAGCTTTACCAGTATTGGACTCTATGGGAAGAGCAACAAGTTACAGCTCCCGCTATCTTCACTGGTAGAAGAGTTCAAGACAGCAAAAGCAAGACTTGTGTTGACCTTGAGGGACTCTCCGGACGCGTTCATCCGTGAGGCAGGGATCCAAACCCGAACGAGCAGGAAATGGTCAGCGACAAAGTCTGTGAGCCAGGCAGAGAACGCGCTCAAGCACAAAGACATTGTCGGAGTGACTGCAGTTGGACGTGAAGGAATTGGTACGAGAAAGGTGGTACTGTGGAGCCGATCAGACTTGAAAGAGAGGCGAGCGAGGATTCAGTCTGAGGTCCGGAGGGCGGAAGAAAATGCCAGACAAGCAAGGGCTGTGGAGATGGGAGCGCAGGGAGCATGGACCACGTGGAATACCGCAGACAGGAGGTTGACCTGGGGAGACATCTGGAAGTATGAGCCTTTTCGGTTTTCCTTTCTCCTCAGGTCTGTCTATGATCTACTACCATCCCTAGCGAACTTGTGCCGATGGGGACTCACAGCAGAGCCAAAATGCAGCCTGTGTGACAGAGTAGGCACCCTAGAGCATGTTCTGTCATCTTGTAGTACAGCACTGACACAGGGAAGATATAGATGGAGGCACGACTTGGTCCTCAGAGAGTTGGCTGACTTGCTAGAGAAGGAAAGGAAGAATGAACATGGTAATCACCCCCGCCATGGGCACATCGCTTTTGTCAAATCGGGTGAGACCGTGAAGACACAGaaaccaacaaaagcatcaattCTTGATGGCTCTAGAGACTGA
- the LOC127831429 gene encoding uncharacterized protein LOC127831429: MAAFRETAPFGIYDQLMVELRREDPGTFKKFLRMPTEMYDTMLGSTEELFVQETSQDVFRNPEEEDDPLLELLQTQSSPEASEATDRDRPQQDTATRTRKPRIKWPKASDKTSWTQMDEDLENILEESMQGPVDRKLNTLTILIYSVGKERFGLEEEKVRKEPQRPNRRPVRIQNLRRELKQLRRRYCASSPTERIGLAQLRDTVRTQLTSLRKAENSRRKTQERAKKGAAFTANPYKFARSLLDKERSGKLETPLGEIENFLHVTHSDPNREDVLGDCDRIEPAEKPEKQLNATEPTLGEVKEAVKKARAASAPGPNAIPYKVYKMCPLLLKRLWRLLKEVWRKGDVPEAWKEAEGIFTPKERNSKTVNQFRTILVAQRRGKNIPCHPCRRLTSFLTGNAYINTSVQKGEVPGFSGCIEHTSAIKQLISEAKKGRKDLTVVWLDLANAYGSIPHQLIYKALRHYHVNGHIQKIITSYLDGIRLRFTVGDQLTRWQKLEMGIVTDCTVSVVLFIMGINLMINAAQRETR, translated from the coding sequence TACTGAAGAACTCTTTGTTCAGGAGACCTCACAGGATGTCTTTCGAAATCCTGAGGAGGAGGATGACCCCCTTTTAGAGCTCTTACAGACTCAAAGCAGCCCGGAAGCAAGCGAGGCGACTGATCGGGATAGACCACAGCAAGACACTGCCACTAGAACCAGGAAACCAAGGATTAAGTGGCCCAAGGCTTCAGACAAGACATCATGGACCCAAATGGACGAGGACCTAGAGAACATCCTCGAAGAATCCATGCAAGGACCAGTAGACCGGAAGCTGAACACCCTCACAATCTTGATATATTCAGTAGGAAAGGAGAGGTTTGGACTAGAAGAGGAGAAAGTGCGAAAGGAACCTCAGAGACCAAACAGGCGGCCAGTTCGTATCCAGAACTTGAGACGTGAACTCAAGCAGCTGAGACGAAGGTACTGTGCTAGTTCACCCACTGAGAGGATTGGACTTGCACAGCTTAGAGATACAGTTCGGACACAGCTGACATCATTACGGAAAGCCGAAAACAGCAGAAGAAAGACACAGGAACGGGCAAAGAAGGGGGCAGCTTTCACAGCCAACCCATACAAGTTCGCAAGATCCCTCCTCGACAAAGAAAGGTCAGGAAAGTTGGAAACTCCACTAGGGGAAATAGAGAACTTCCTTCATGTTACCCATTCTGACCCCAATCGAGAAGACGTGCTAGGGGACTGTGACAGAATAGAGCCAGCGGAGAAACCCGAAAAACAGCTTAATGCAACGGAACCTACGCTTGGTGAGGTGAAAGAAGCTGTGAAAAAGGCCAGAGCTGCTTCGGCGCCAGGACCCAATGCCATCCCATACAAAGTGTACAAGATGTGCCCACTACTCCTCAAGCGTTTATGGAGGCTCCTCAAAGAAGTCTGGAGGAAGGGTGATGTACCAGAGGCTTGGAAGGAGGCCGAGGGGATATTTACACCGAAGGAACGCAATTCCAAGACGGTCAACCAGTTCCGAACGATTCTCGTCGCTCAACGTCGAGGGAAAAATATTCCTTGCCATCCTTGCAGAAGACTCACATCTTTCCTGACAGGCAACGCATACATCAACACCTCTGTCCAGAAGGGAGAAGTTCCCGGTTTTTCCGGCTGCATAGAGCACACCAGTGCTATCAAACAGCTAATAAGTGAGGCGAAGAAAGGGAGGAAGGATCTCACTGTAGTTTGGCTCGACTTGGCCAACGCATACGGGTCCATTCCACACCAGCTCATCTATAAAGCCCTCCGACACTACCATGTGAACGGCCACATTCAGAAAATCATCACCAGTTACCTGGATGGAATCAGGCTCCGGTTTACTGTTGGTGACCAGCTAACCAGATGGCAGAAGTTGGAGATGGGAATCGTTACCGACTGCACAGTTTCCGTGGTGCTCTTCATCATGGGGATTAACCTGATGATAAATGCTGCCCAACGTGAGACACGTTGA